The Deltaproteobacteria bacterium CG11_big_fil_rev_8_21_14_0_20_49_13 genome includes a window with the following:
- a CDS encoding dCTP deaminase produces the protein MTIKSDTWIIETARKYGMIEPFEPGQVKTGISFGTSSYGYDFRIADEFKIFDPIRSVSERLALPAQAKGDWGEMARSSEPVVPPIIIDPKDFNHLHFREFKGDICEIPPNGYVLARTVEYFRIPRNILTITFGKSTYARCGIYIHVTPFEPEWEGYATIAISNATPLPARIYANEGIGQLIFLEASDVCATSYADKKGKYQAQKEITHAKT, from the coding sequence ATGACAATAAAATCTGACACATGGATAATCGAAACGGCGCGGAAATACGGGATGATAGAGCCATTTGAGCCCGGACAGGTAAAGACCGGCATATCCTTTGGCACCTCGTCCTACGGCTACGATTTCAGGATAGCCGACGAGTTCAAGATATTCGACCCGATTAGATCAGTGAGCGAGCGACTGGCTTTGCCAGCGCAAGCGAAAGGGGATTGGGGGGAAATGGCGAGGTCTTCCGAGCCGGTCGTTCCCCCCATTATAATAGACCCCAAGGATTTTAATCACCTCCATTTCAGGGAATTCAAGGGTGATATTTGTGAAATCCCTCCCAACGGATACGTACTTGCAAGGACGGTCGAATATTTCAGGATTCCGCGTAATATTCTGACGATAACGTTCGGCAAATCTACCTACGCCAGATGCGGAATATATATTCACGTGACCCCTTTTGAACCTGAGTGGGAAGGATACGCGACGATCGCGATATCCAACGCAACGCCTCTGCCGGCGCGCATCTACGCCAACGAAGGAATAGGGCAGTTGATATTCCTCGAGGCAAGCGACGTCTGCGCAACCTCCTACGCCGATAAAAAGGGCAAGTATCAGGCGCAAAAAGAGATAACTCATGCGAAGACATGA
- a CDS encoding adenylyltransferase: MNRYIRQITLTEIGEDGQRLITRAKVLIVGAGGLGSPAALYLAGAGVGTVGIADPDKVELINLHRQVIHTAKRIGENKAASAGKTLKELNSDIKIKVHETKLDEKNAEKIFKDYDIILGCTDNFEARYIENKAAVRLSKPLIYGSILKYQGQISVFDAKNGPCFACVFPEPPPETVAPKGSVAGILGMMPGVMGTLQALEAIKLICEIGESLTGKLLIFDGLTGRMKQLEVNKDSKCNICSAPL, translated from the coding sequence TTGAATAGATATATAAGACAAATAACTCTCACCGAAATAGGCGAAGATGGCCAGAGGCTGATAACAAGGGCCAAGGTGCTGATAGTCGGTGCCGGCGGACTCGGCAGCCCCGCGGCGCTCTATCTTGCCGGCGCCGGAGTGGGAACCGTTGGAATTGCCGATCCCGACAAGGTCGAACTTATTAACCTTCATCGTCAGGTGATACATACAGCCAAAAGAATAGGTGAGAACAAGGCGGCCTCCGCCGGAAAGACCCTGAAAGAACTTAACTCCGACATCAAAATAAAGGTACATGAAACAAAGCTTGACGAAAAGAACGCCGAGAAGATCTTTAAGGACTATGATATCATTTTGGGATGTACCGATAACTTCGAGGCAAGATATATAGAAAACAAGGCGGCCGTAAGACTTTCAAAGCCTCTCATCTACGGCTCTATTCTCAAGTATCAGGGGCAGATAAGCGTTTTTGATGCCAAGAATGGCCCGTGTTTTGCCTGCGTATTTCCGGAACCGCCGCCCGAGACCGTTGCGCCAAAGGGGAGCGTTGCGGGGATACTTGGAATGATGCCCGGAGTGATGGGAACGCTTCAGGCTCTGGAGGCGATAAAACTTATCTGTGAGATCGGAGAATCTTTAACAGGAAAGCTCTTGATATTTGACGGG